GCGATGGCTGAAGAGATTGAAACGCCCGGGCGCGGTTTCCGTATCGCTAATGAAATTTTTCAACCCGGCGCGGATGGTTTCCCAATCCAGGCCAAGCCCCCACCCGGCGCCGACTGCGGCCATCGCGTTTTCGATCTGGAATGCGATGGCGCCATTCTGCGTAAAAGGAATGCTCGCTACCGGAATGCGATGTTCAACGCCGGCTTCCGCAGCAACTATCCAACCTCCATCGAGATAGATGACACGCTTGCGTTGCGCCCGATGTTTCGCTATGACCGCATTGTTGGGATCGCGCGCGAAGAAAGTAACCGAGCCCGGGCAATACGGAGCCATGCCGGCTGCCAGCGGGTCCGCGGCGTTGAGCACCGCGACGCCGACGCCAGGGGTAACGTTTTGCACAACAATGCGCTTCACCGCTGTCAGATCTTCCACTGTGTTGATGTTGGAGAGACCGAGGTGATCACCCCTGCCGATATTCGTCACCACTGCGACATGACAGAGGTCGAAGCCCAACCCTTCTCGTAGCAGGCCGCCCCGCGCCGTTTCGAATACGGCCGCGTCGACATCGGGATGAAGAAGAACCTTTTTCGCACTCTTGGGACCGCTGCAATCACCGCTGTCGATGCGCTTCCCTTCAATATAAACTCCGTCGGTACTCGTCATACCGACCCGCAGCCCCTGGTAGTTAAGGATACTGGCGATGAGGCGAACCGTCGTGGTCTTGCCGTTGGTCCCTGTGACGGCAACAACCGGGATGCGTGCGTCATCGCCCGGTTTGAACATATTCGAAATAATCGCTTCCCCCACGTTGCGCCGTTGGCCAAACGAAGGCTGCAAGTGCATGCGAAGACCGGGAGCCGCATTAATCTCGATAATGACGCCATGCCCCTCCAGCGGATTCGACACGCTATCGCAGACAACGTCAACCCCGCATACGTCGAGACCGATGACTTGCGCAGCCGTTTCAATACGAGCAGCAAGCTGGGGATGGACATCATCGGTAACATCGATCGCCGTCCCACCGGTTGAAAGGTTGGCATTATTACGGAGGGGAACGCGCACTCCGTTCGCCGGAATGGAGTCTGCCGTTAATCCCTGGTCCGCCAGATGAGAAAGGGCAACTTCGTCGAACTGAACTTTTGTCAGTGTGTTCGCGTGTCCCTCACCTCGTCTGGGGTCGCGATTGAGCTGCTCCACTAATTCACTGATACTGTGCACGCCATCGCCGATCACCTGGGGTGGATCGCGCCGTGCAGCGGCAACCAACTTATTGCCGACCACCAGCATCCGGAAATCGCAACCCGGGATATAACGCTCAACCAGCACTTCACCGCTGATCTCCGCTGCCAGCGCATATGCCGCTTCAACTTGCGCCTGCGTGATAAGATTCACGCCCACTCCCCGCCCCTGGTTGCCATCACGTGGCTTGACAACGACCGGGCCCCCTATCTCACACGCAGCCGCCCATGCGTCGGCCGCATCCGCGACCGGTCTGCCTGTTGCCACGGGAATCCCTGCGGCGCTCAACAGTGATCTGGTCAGTTCCTTGTCCTGCGCGATTGATTCTGCAATAGCGCCGGTCAAGCTGGTTTCGGCGGCCTGGATGCGCCGCTGTTTGCTTCCCCAGCCAAATTGAACCATGCTGCCGTCAGTGAGGCGGCGGAAAGGAATACCGCGATCCACGGCGGCATGCACGATCGCGCTGGTACTCGGCCCGAGGCGTATTTCTTCGTTCAGTTCGCGTAATTGTTTCACTGTCCCAGCAAGATCGAAAGGAATACCTGCCGCTGACGCGCGGCAAAGAGCTTGGGAAAGTTCAATGGCAAGGCGGCCTACCGCTTCTTCGCTGTACTCTACAATAACCTGATAGGTGCCGGGTTCCAGCGTCTGGACGGTCTTGCTGAACTCTACCGGGCAGCCTGCTAGTATCTGCAAACCGAGCGTGGTGCGCTCCAAAGCATGCGCCATGGTTATAGGGCCGTACTGACCGGTCGCCTGGAACAGATTAAGATCCGGCAACCACTTGCGCAAACGTTTCGCGAAATCGGGGATTCCGCTGGTGAGGTACTCGGCATCGTCGCATGATACCACCGCTTCTATCGCCGTCTTGTGACTCCACAAATTGGGACCGCGCAATGCGCGGATGCGGGACACTTCCATCAATTGTTCTCCTGTTGTTTCCGGGTCAGCATGTAAGTTCCAATGCCGGATTCTGCTCGCCGGTTTTATCCGTCTCAGCAATTGCACGAGCATCTGCTCTGGCGTGATAAAAATCTTTGATTCCCTGACGTATGAGAGCAGGCGCAATGCCAAACGCCCAGGCGGCAGCCACCCCCGCAAGTATGTTTTCCACTTCTGTACGTGCGTCTACGTCGTTGCCAAATGCAATTTCCGCCAGCGCGGCGACCGGTGTCTCGTTCGAACCATTGGCAAGGAGAATTTCATTGTCCCGAACGATTACCGCTCGTGTTCCCCGGACGGAACCAAGACCGTTGGTGCCGTGCTCACGGTGCGCGCTGATTACAGGACTCTCAGGGTCCGCACTGAAATAAATGACTTCACCGTTGCACAACCCGGCCATCTCGACCAGTAACAATTCTCTGGCGTTAAGTACCGCTGCGCCGGTCGGCAGCACGACATCAACCTGAGTGCGCAGCACATCAAACACCTGCCTGGGCGTTTGGATATCGTGCCTTCCATAGTGCCGCTCCAGTTCCACATTGGTTACGACGCCAATTTGGCAACCATCATAGGCCAGCCCTTCGCACAGGATGCTATCGCCTCCGTTTTCCAGAACAGCGGCTTCAACCGAACGATTCGTCAGCATGTTGTTGGCCGCTTTCCGTTTGGCATGGTCGCCACTGAAGACTTGCCGACGGTCCAGGTAAAATCCGTCACTACAAGCGAGTCCCGTATGCCTCCCGGAAAGTGCGAGCAGGTGCGCGATAATGTGCGCTACGGTAGTTTTGCCGTGACTGCCGGTAATTCCAACCACTGGAATGCGGCCATCCTCATGGTTCGGGAAGAGATGGTCGACGATTGCCTCGCCCACTGGCCGAGGTGCGCCGACAGCAGGTTTGATGTGCATCAGCAAGCTGGGGCCGGCATTAACCTCCACGATAGCGCCACCCTGTTCAGCAAGGGGGCGTGAAATATCCCGTGCTACGAGATCAATCCCGGCAATATCGAGTCCTATCACCCGGGCTGCAAGGGAGACCGCAGCAGCAGTGCTCGGATGTACTTCGTCAGTAACGTCGAAAGCGTGGTTGCCGTTACGTTGAATCAAAACCTCCAGACCGGCTGGCGGTATCGAATCAACGGTGAAGCCCTGCCGCGCGATTTCCATTCTTGTCACGCCGTCGATGCTGATGAGGTTAAGCGGGTGATCTTCCGTCGACCCGCGCCGCGGGTCGGAATTGATCTGGTTGCGAATCAGCTCGCGGAAAGTGGCCTTCCCATCCCCCGTAACCGATACGGAGTCGCCCCTGTTTGCGGCCACCAGGCGCCCGCCGACGACCAGCAGACGGTGCTCGGTGCCAGGAACGTATCGTTCCACCAGCACACCCGTCCCCTCTTTCAGCGCCACATGATAGGCAGACTCAACCTCTTCGCGC
The window above is part of the Nitrosospira sp. Is2 genome. Proteins encoded here:
- the cphA gene encoding cyanophycin synthetase codes for the protein MEVSRIRALRGPNLWSHKTAIEAVVSCDDAEYLTSGIPDFAKRLRKWLPDLNLFQATGQYGPITMAHALERTTLGLQILAGCPVEFSKTVQTLEPGTYQVIVEYSEEAVGRLAIELSQALCRASAAGIPFDLAGTVKQLRELNEEIRLGPSTSAIVHAAVDRGIPFRRLTDGSMVQFGWGSKQRRIQAAETSLTGAIAESIAQDKELTRSLLSAAGIPVATGRPVADAADAWAAACEIGGPVVVKPRDGNQGRGVGVNLITQAQVEAAYALAAEISGEVLVERYIPGCDFRMLVVGNKLVAAARRDPPQVIGDGVHSISELVEQLNRDPRRGEGHANTLTKVQFDEVALSHLADQGLTADSIPANGVRVPLRNNANLSTGGTAIDVTDDVHPQLAARIETAAQVIGLDVCGVDVVCDSVSNPLEGHGVIIEINAAPGLRMHLQPSFGQRRNVGEAIISNMFKPGDDARIPVVAVTGTNGKTTTVRLIASILNYQGLRVGMTSTDGVYIEGKRIDSGDCSGPKSAKKVLLHPDVDAAVFETARGGLLREGLGFDLCHVAVVTNIGRGDHLGLSNINTVEDLTAVKRIVVQNVTPGVGVAVLNAADPLAAGMAPYCPGSVTFFARDPNNAVIAKHRAQRKRVIYLDGGWIVAAEAGVEHRIPVASIPFTQNGAIAFQIENAMAAVGAGWGLGLDWETIRAGLKNFISDTETAPGRFNLFSHRGATLIADYGHNVDAIRALVNAIDKIPAKRRSVVISGAGDRRDEDIRQQTEILGDAFDEVVLYQDKCQRGRADGEVLGLLRQGLEKAKRARDVKEIRGEFVAIDAAFANLKAGELCLILIDQVEAALGYINKRVTAG
- the cphA gene encoding cyanophycin synthetase, with amino-acid sequence MLASANTNTEHVDNKDIKFLEVRHLNGPNIWTLRPVLEAVVDIGDLEDFPSNTIPGFYDRLSSWLPSLIEHRCSYGERGGFLRRLEEGTWPGHILEHVTLELQNLAGMPGGFGRARETSQRGVYKVTVSAWHEDIARSALFAARELVLSAMGYRQGDHPFDVRNAVEHLRDMVDSLWLGPSTACIVEAALSRGIPSIRLLAKGNLVQLGYGVRSQRIWTAETDRTAAIAETISRDKDLTKELLRSCGVPVPEGRVANSAEDAWEAAQDIGLPVVIKPCDGNHGRGVFIELSKREEVESAYHVALKEGTGVLVERYVPGTEHRLLVVGGRLVAANRGDSVSVTGDGKATFRELIRNQINSDPRRGSTEDHPLNLISIDGVTRMEIARQGFTVDSIPPAGLEVLIQRNGNHAFDVTDEVHPSTAAAVSLAARVIGLDIAGIDLVARDISRPLAEQGGAIVEVNAGPSLLMHIKPAVGAPRPVGEAIVDHLFPNHEDGRIPVVGITGSHGKTTVAHIIAHLLALSGRHTGLACSDGFYLDRRQVFSGDHAKRKAANNMLTNRSVEAAVLENGGDSILCEGLAYDGCQIGVVTNVELERHYGRHDIQTPRQVFDVLRTQVDVVLPTGAAVLNARELLLVEMAGLCNGEVIYFSADPESPVISAHREHGTNGLGSVRGTRAVIVRDNEILLANGSNETPVAALAEIAFGNDVDARTEVENILAGVAAAWAFGIAPALIRQGIKDFYHARADARAIAETDKTGEQNPALELTC